The Actinocatenispora sera genome has a window encoding:
- a CDS encoding AfsR/SARP family transcriptional regulator: protein MSGPVSVGVLGEVTGWDAAGAEIALKGPRHRAVLARLVAARGRSVPLSVLVDDLWPVPPANPAGALRTFVGDLRRALEPDRPPRAAPQVLVTAGAGYALRLPTERLDASRFSAAVRDARTAAPAASAAGLAVALGWWRGPAYGQFADEPWARADRTRLTELRLQAVELSASARLSLGRAAEVVPDLDAHLADHPWRERAWALLATALRDTDRQAEALAVLRRARSMLVDRFGLDPSPALQWLETDILRQSPPAGTQADRADRVWLRAAESYRAVPGVRTRLRSTVDLLRTLAVTGGPGLVEARAQRLDTIHAAEALGDAELTARVIGGYDVPAIWSRVDDAAQAAEVVAAARRALARLPAADPDATRARLLATVAVESRGGGDPQVRAAAEESVAIARRSGDPALLAFALNGLFLQSFGRTGLAAERAAIGAELVELSAGRGLTTYELLGRLVGMQAAAGLGDLAAADAHAEAADAIARSYESPLVAVFTTWYRALRSAITGASPEDAVTAYRRAAALLDGAGMPGMQRGLLPLALLSVRRSHGIPAPTGELDWGPYLPWVRPLVLLAAGRAGAAGDALRSVPEPRHDHLVEALWCLVGDAAVQLGDCATIARVHGALRPAAGELAGAGSGVLTLGPVSDHLSRLSAALRG from the coding sequence GTGAGCGGCCCGGTCAGCGTCGGGGTCCTCGGCGAGGTGACCGGCTGGGACGCCGCCGGCGCCGAGATCGCCCTGAAGGGGCCGCGGCACCGGGCGGTACTGGCCCGGCTCGTCGCCGCCCGCGGCCGGTCGGTCCCGCTGTCGGTGCTGGTCGACGACCTGTGGCCGGTGCCACCGGCGAACCCGGCCGGTGCGCTGCGTACCTTCGTCGGTGACCTGCGCCGGGCGCTGGAACCCGACCGGCCGCCCCGGGCGGCGCCACAGGTACTCGTCACCGCCGGCGCCGGGTACGCGCTGCGGCTGCCCACCGAGCGGCTGGACGCGAGCCGGTTCTCCGCCGCGGTGCGGGACGCCCGTACGGCCGCGCCGGCCGCGTCCGCGGCGGGCCTCGCGGTGGCGCTGGGGTGGTGGCGCGGCCCGGCGTACGGGCAGTTCGCCGACGAGCCGTGGGCCCGCGCCGACCGGACCCGGCTGACCGAGCTGCGCCTGCAGGCGGTCGAGCTGTCGGCGAGCGCGCGGCTGTCGCTGGGCCGCGCCGCCGAGGTGGTACCCGACCTCGACGCGCACCTGGCCGACCATCCGTGGCGCGAGCGGGCGTGGGCGCTGCTCGCCACGGCGCTGCGCGACACCGACCGGCAGGCCGAGGCGCTGGCGGTCCTGCGCCGGGCCCGGTCGATGCTGGTCGACCGGTTCGGCCTGGACCCGAGCCCGGCCCTGCAATGGCTGGAGACCGACATCCTGCGCCAGTCGCCACCGGCTGGTACGCAGGCCGACCGCGCCGATCGGGTCTGGTTGCGGGCGGCGGAGAGCTACCGCGCGGTTCCCGGCGTGCGTACCCGACTGCGGTCCACTGTGGACCTGTTGCGCACGCTCGCGGTCACCGGCGGGCCGGGGCTGGTCGAGGCGCGGGCGCAGCGGCTGGACACCATCCACGCCGCGGAGGCGCTCGGCGACGCCGAGCTGACCGCCCGGGTGATCGGTGGCTACGACGTGCCGGCGATCTGGTCCCGGGTCGACGACGCGGCGCAGGCGGCCGAGGTCGTCGCGGCGGCCCGGCGCGCCTTGGCGCGGCTGCCGGCCGCGGATCCGGACGCGACCCGGGCCCGGTTGCTTGCCACGGTCGCGGTGGAGTCCCGCGGCGGCGGCGACCCGCAGGTGCGCGCCGCGGCGGAGGAGTCGGTGGCGATCGCCCGCCGGTCCGGCGATCCGGCGCTGCTCGCGTTCGCGCTCAACGGCCTGTTCCTGCAGTCGTTCGGCCGCACCGGCCTGGCCGCGGAACGCGCCGCGATCGGCGCCGAACTGGTCGAGCTGTCCGCCGGTCGCGGGCTGACCACCTACGAACTGCTCGGCCGCCTGGTCGGAATGCAGGCGGCCGCCGGCCTCGGCGACCTGGCCGCCGCGGACGCGCACGCCGAGGCCGCCGACGCGATCGCCCGGTCGTACGAGTCGCCGCTGGTCGCCGTGTTCACCACCTGGTACCGGGCGCTGCGGTCGGCGATCACCGGGGCTTCGCCCGAGGACGCGGTCACCGCGTACCGGCGGGCGGCGGCGCTGCTCGACGGCGCCGGGATGCCGGGCATGCAGCGCGGGCTGCTCCCGCTGGCGCTGCTGAGCGTGCGGCGCAGCCACGGCATCCCCGCCCCGACCGGGGAGCTGGACTGGGGCCCGTACCTGCCGTGGGTGCGGCCGCTGGTGCTGCTCGCGGCGGGCCGGGCCGGGGCGGCGGGCGACGCGTTGCGCTCCGTACCCGAACCGCGGCACGACCACCTGGTCGAGGCGCTGTGGTGCCTGGTCGGCGATGCGGCGGTGCAGCTGGGCGACTGCGCCACGATCGCCCGGGTGCACGGAGCGTTGCGGCCGGCGGCCGGGGAACTCGCCGGCGCGGGTAGCGGCGTACTCACCCTCGGGCCGGTGTCCGACCACCTCTCCAGGCTCTCCGCGGCCCTGCGCGGTTAG
- a CDS encoding alpha/beta fold hydrolase, with protein sequence MAPTITDFEYRRVPVADGVALTVAIGGTGSPLVLLHGFPQTHLMWRHVARELAGEHTVICPDLRGYGASDKPAGTDETAYAKRTMGNDVVALAAALGHERFALAGHDRGALVGFRTALDHPDRVTHFASLDVVPTLDTWNVLHGVSAAVGFHLYLMAQPPGLPELMIQRSADEFFGHFLDAWSSGPDAIEPEYRAAYLAASAGAVPSIVADYRASAGIDVRHDQADADLGHQLRMPVTVIQQDWGAALGYDAAAVWRTWAPDLHHLTTDAGHFMAEEAPAEIAGALRALLAR encoded by the coding sequence ATGGCACCCACGATCACCGACTTCGAGTACCGCCGGGTACCGGTCGCCGACGGCGTCGCGCTCACCGTCGCGATCGGCGGGACCGGCAGCCCACTGGTCCTGCTGCACGGGTTCCCGCAGACGCACCTGATGTGGCGCCACGTGGCCCGCGAACTGGCCGGCGAGCACACCGTGATCTGCCCGGACCTGCGCGGGTACGGCGCCAGCGACAAGCCGGCCGGTACCGACGAGACGGCGTACGCCAAGCGCACCATGGGAAACGACGTGGTCGCGCTGGCCGCCGCGCTGGGTCACGAGCGGTTCGCCCTGGCCGGGCACGACCGCGGCGCGCTGGTCGGGTTTCGCACCGCGCTGGACCATCCGGACCGGGTCACCCACTTCGCCAGCCTCGACGTGGTGCCGACCCTGGACACCTGGAACGTGCTGCACGGCGTCTCCGCCGCGGTCGGCTTCCACCTGTACCTGATGGCGCAGCCGCCCGGCCTGCCCGAGCTGATGATCCAGCGCAGCGCGGACGAGTTCTTCGGCCACTTCCTCGACGCGTGGTCGAGCGGGCCGGACGCGATCGAGCCCGAGTACCGGGCCGCGTACCTCGCGGCGAGCGCGGGGGCGGTGCCGTCGATCGTGGCCGACTACCGCGCCTCGGCCGGCATCGACGTCCGGCACGACCAGGCCGACGCCGATCTGGGCCACCAACTGCGGATGCCGGTCACCGTGATCCAGCAGGACTGGGGTGCCGCGCTCGGCTACGACGCGGCGGCCGTCTGGCGCACCTGGGCGCCCGACCTGCACCACCTCACCACCGACGCCGGCCACTTCATGGCCGAGGAGGCGCCCGCCGAGATCGCCGGCGCGCTGCGCGCGCTGCTGGCCCGGTAG
- a CDS encoding response regulator has product MCPAAPADRAIRVLLVDDEAMVCAYLRTILTTAADIEVVGTAADGAAAIDAVARLRPHVVLMDLRMPGTDGLVATERITAAPEPPAVVVLTTFDTDEYVTRALRAGAAGFLLKSTPPEDLIGLVRVAADGHTVLSAAATRRLLAASAGPAETTSSAAARLVAELTDREREVLGCLGAGLSNAAIAARLYLSEATVKGYVSRLLVKLACSNRTQAGLLARDAGLAR; this is encoded by the coding sequence ATGTGTCCAGCAGCGCCGGCTGACCGCGCGATCCGGGTCCTGCTCGTCGACGACGAGGCGATGGTCTGCGCCTACCTGCGCACCATCCTGACCACCGCCGCCGACATCGAGGTCGTCGGTACCGCCGCGGACGGTGCGGCCGCGATCGATGCCGTCGCCCGGCTGCGGCCACACGTGGTCCTGATGGACCTGCGGATGCCCGGTACCGACGGGTTGGTCGCCACCGAACGCATCACCGCGGCGCCCGAGCCACCCGCCGTGGTCGTGCTGACCACGTTCGACACCGACGAGTACGTGACCCGGGCGCTGCGGGCGGGGGCGGCGGGCTTCCTGCTCAAGTCGACCCCGCCGGAGGATCTGATCGGCCTGGTCCGGGTCGCCGCGGACGGCCACACGGTGCTGTCCGCCGCGGCGACCCGCCGGCTGCTCGCCGCCTCGGCCGGGCCGGCCGAGACGACCTCGTCCGCGGCGGCCCGGCTGGTCGCCGAGCTCACCGACCGGGAGCGGGAGGTGCTCGGGTGCCTCGGCGCGGGGCTGTCCAACGCGGCCATCGCGGCGCGCCTCTACCTCAGCGAGGCCACCGTCAAGGGGTACGTGTCCCGGCTGCTGGTCAAGCTCGCCTGCAGCAACCGCACCCAGGCCGGCCTTCTCGCCCGGGACGCCGGCCTGGCCCGCTGA
- a CDS encoding sensor histidine kinase, giving the protein MQERCSPGGTRPGPLAALLLAVAALGSVPLALVGTVGPAQLTTVWLVTGLQLLAAPAVVLLRTRPVAAAVVVAAVVVVGLLPTVVAPTAVLLRFTGVNLWPPLALSTVVIGLRLTAPQRRAVPVWVLIGVATVLAARPWQPTWAGTPVGLLHTAVPALLGLYLAGRVQMVRTLRERAELAERERVLLTERARAAERNRLAAELHDSVAHRVNLMVLQAGALRMTSPDPPVRDAAEALRSTGCQALEELSDLLGVLRRTGADGDPARSVPTAEAPGDLAALVDDSRAVGLPVELDLAGDPALASPIVRRTAYRVVQEGLTNVHKHAPGAPVTVTVRYRTDQVALSVHNGRSSGAVPGGVDLAATGTGSGIAGLRGRLDAIGGSLRAGPTGHGGFHLDARMPSHVSSSAG; this is encoded by the coding sequence GTGCAGGAACGTTGCTCGCCGGGCGGCACCCGGCCCGGCCCGCTCGCCGCGCTGCTGCTCGCCGTCGCGGCGCTCGGCTCGGTACCGCTGGCGCTGGTCGGCACCGTGGGCCCGGCTCAGCTGACCACGGTGTGGCTGGTCACGGGGCTACAGCTGCTCGCGGCACCGGCGGTGGTGTTGCTGCGAACCCGGCCGGTCGCGGCCGCCGTCGTGGTCGCCGCGGTCGTGGTGGTCGGCCTGCTGCCCACCGTGGTCGCACCGACGGCGGTGCTGCTGCGCTTCACCGGGGTGAACCTGTGGCCGCCGCTCGCCCTGTCCACGGTGGTGATCGGGCTGCGGCTCACCGCGCCACAGCGCCGCGCGGTGCCCGTCTGGGTCCTGATCGGCGTGGCCACCGTGCTCGCCGCCCGCCCGTGGCAGCCGACCTGGGCCGGCACCCCGGTCGGCCTGCTGCACACCGCGGTGCCGGCGCTGCTCGGGCTGTACCTGGCCGGCCGGGTGCAGATGGTCCGGACCCTGCGGGAGCGTGCCGAGCTGGCCGAGCGGGAACGCGTGCTGCTGACCGAGCGCGCTCGCGCCGCGGAACGCAACCGGCTCGCGGCGGAGCTGCACGACTCGGTCGCGCACCGGGTGAACCTGATGGTGTTGCAGGCTGGTGCGCTCCGGATGACCTCGCCGGACCCTCCGGTACGGGACGCGGCGGAGGCGTTGCGGTCGACCGGCTGCCAGGCGCTGGAGGAGCTGTCCGACCTGCTCGGCGTGCTCCGCCGTACCGGCGCGGACGGCGACCCCGCCAGGTCGGTACCGACCGCGGAGGCGCCCGGTGATCTGGCCGCGCTGGTGGACGACTCGCGCGCGGTAGGGCTGCCGGTCGAGCTGGACCTGGCCGGTGATCCGGCGCTCGCCTCGCCGATCGTGCGCCGTACCGCCTACCGGGTCGTCCAGGAGGGGCTGACGAACGTGCACAAGCACGCGCCCGGCGCGCCGGTGACGGTGACCGTCCGGTACCGGACCGACCAGGTCGCGCTGTCTGTCCACAACGGACGATCATCCGGTGCGGTGCCGGGTGGCGTCGACCTGGCCGCCACCGGTACCGGTAGCGGCATCGCCGGCCTGCGCGGCCGGCTCGACGCGATCGGCGGCAGCCTGCGCGCCGGCCCGACCGGTCACGGCGGCTTCCACCTCGATGCGAGAATGCCTTCCCATGTGTCCAGCAGCGCCGGCTGA
- a CDS encoding YqjF family protein has translation MDAIAGTDAEPVTAAAPRAVPFALLAQDWREVTFLHWAVAPEAVAPLLPPGLRPDLHEGRTYVGLVAFRMVRVGPPRLPVPYFGTFAETNIRVYSVDRHGRRGVVFLSLDAARLLPALVGRYVARLPYRWAAMRVGREPGGTVRYRSRTRWPGRGTVDRLAIRPGERIGVPTATETFLTARWGLHTRIAGRTRYLPNVHESWPLHRAELLDQHSGLVAACGLADAVAEPVSVLFAPAVSVRFGLPLRA, from the coding sequence ATGGACGCCATCGCGGGTACGGACGCCGAGCCCGTCACCGCCGCCGCACCGCGGGCGGTGCCGTTCGCCCTCCTGGCGCAGGACTGGCGAGAGGTGACGTTCCTGCACTGGGCGGTGGCGCCGGAGGCGGTCGCGCCGCTGCTGCCGCCGGGGCTGCGGCCGGACCTGCACGAGGGACGCACGTACGTGGGGCTGGTGGCGTTCCGGATGGTGCGGGTGGGGCCGCCGCGGCTGCCGGTGCCCTACTTCGGCACGTTCGCCGAGACGAACATCCGGGTGTACTCGGTGGACCGGCACGGCCGCCGCGGCGTGGTGTTCCTGTCGTTGGACGCGGCGCGGCTGCTGCCGGCCCTGGTCGGCCGGTACGTGGCCCGCCTGCCGTACCGGTGGGCCGCGATGCGGGTGGGCCGGGAGCCGGGTGGCACGGTGCGCTACCGGTCCCGCACCCGCTGGCCGGGCCGGGGCACCGTCGACCGGTTGGCGATCCGGCCCGGCGAGCGGATCGGGGTACCGACCGCGACAGAGACGTTCCTGACCGCACGGTGGGGGCTGCACACCCGGATCGCCGGCCGCACCCGGTACCTGCCGAACGTGCACGAGAGCTGGCCGCTGCACCGGGCCGAGCTGCTCGATCAGCACAGTGGGTTGGTCGCCGCCTGCGGCCTGGCCGACGCCGTGGCAGAGCCGGTGAGCGTGCTGTTCGCGCCGGCCGTCTCGGTGCGCTTCGGCCTGCCGCTGCGGGCCTGA
- a CDS encoding ABC transporter substrate-binding protein: protein MRRPAFVVLIAVALVLAGTGCAKSKGGTSAAGVHLVKAGALTVCTHLPYEPFQYKDDAGKIVGFDIDLMDLVAKKLKVRQSIVDTPFEGIKSGQDLNSGMCDVAAAGMTINPERQKVMDFSSPYFDANQALLVRSGSHYGSLESLRGKKLGTQAATTGEEYANAHAKAAGYTTVSYKDLAALQQALATRQVDAAIDDLPVMTTYVKHHPTGFTVSAQFSTGEQYGYSVKKGGNPKLLATINQVLAAAHKDGSYEKIYARWIGGKPGGAS, encoded by the coding sequence ATGCGACGTCCAGCGTTCGTGGTCCTGATCGCCGTGGCGCTGGTGCTGGCCGGCACCGGCTGCGCGAAGTCGAAGGGTGGCACCAGCGCGGCCGGCGTCCACCTGGTCAAGGCCGGCGCCCTGACCGTCTGCACCCACCTGCCGTACGAACCGTTCCAGTACAAGGACGACGCCGGGAAGATCGTCGGGTTCGACATCGACCTGATGGACCTGGTGGCGAAGAAGCTGAAGGTCAGACAGTCCATTGTGGACACTCCGTTCGAGGGGATCAAGTCCGGTCAGGACCTCAACTCCGGGATGTGCGACGTCGCCGCGGCGGGCATGACCATCAACCCGGAGCGGCAGAAGGTGATGGACTTCTCCAGCCCGTACTTCGACGCCAACCAGGCGCTGCTGGTGCGCTCCGGCAGCCACTACGGCTCGCTGGAGTCGTTGCGCGGCAAGAAACTCGGCACCCAGGCCGCCACCACCGGCGAGGAGTACGCGAACGCCCACGCCAAGGCGGCCGGCTACACCACCGTGTCGTACAAGGACCTGGCCGCGCTCCAGCAGGCGCTGGCCACCAGGCAGGTCGACGCCGCCATCGACGACCTGCCGGTGATGACCACCTACGTCAAGCACCACCCCACCGGGTTCACCGTCTCCGCCCAGTTCTCCACCGGCGAGCAGTACGGCTACTCGGTCAAGAAGGGCGGCAACCCGAAACTGCTCGCGACGATCAACCAGGTGCTCGCGGCCGCGCACAAGGACGGCAGCTACGAGAAGATCTACGCCAGGTGGATCGGCGGCAAGCCCGGCGGCGCGTCGTGA
- a CDS encoding amino acid ABC transporter permease, which produces MTVAPEPPHRLTRRQRQRTTRIVQYGAFAAVVLLVVFTANWRDLQQGFFRPDVAASMFPGVIFPALVNTLLFTMGAFVFGLVVGTVLALMRLSSVRVYRWVATGYVELFRGLPVLVVLFAVGYGIPIAFPDRAIPGGVYGKMALGLGLTAAAYMAETIRAGIQAVPRGQLEAARTLGMSYTRAMVSIVIPQAFRIIIPPLTNEIILLTKDSSLAYVLGVTATNVEITKFASDVLNTRVNATPLVVAALAYLVITLPLSQLVRRLELRAARAR; this is translated from the coding sequence GTGACCGTCGCACCCGAGCCGCCGCACCGGCTCACCCGCCGGCAACGGCAGCGCACCACCCGGATCGTGCAGTACGGCGCGTTCGCCGCGGTCGTGCTGCTGGTCGTGTTCACCGCGAACTGGCGCGACCTGCAGCAGGGGTTCTTCCGGCCGGACGTGGCCGCCTCGATGTTCCCCGGCGTGATCTTCCCGGCGCTCGTCAACACGCTGCTGTTCACCATGGGTGCGTTCGTGTTCGGTCTCGTCGTCGGTACCGTCCTCGCGCTGATGCGGCTCTCCTCGGTGCGGGTGTACCGCTGGGTGGCGACCGGCTACGTCGAACTGTTCCGCGGCCTGCCGGTACTCGTGGTGCTGTTCGCCGTCGGGTACGGGATCCCGATCGCGTTCCCCGACCGCGCGATCCCCGGCGGCGTGTACGGCAAGATGGCGCTCGGGCTGGGCCTGACCGCCGCCGCGTACATGGCGGAGACGATCCGCGCCGGCATCCAGGCGGTACCGCGCGGCCAGCTCGAGGCGGCCCGGACGCTGGGCATGTCGTACACCCGGGCGATGGTGTCGATCGTGATCCCGCAGGCGTTCCGGATCATCATCCCGCCGCTGACCAACGAGATCATCCTGCTCACCAAGGACAGCTCGCTGGCGTACGTGCTGGGCGTGACGGCGACCAACGTGGAGATCACCAAGTTCGCCTCCGACGTGCTCAACACCCGGGTCAACGCCACCCCGCTGGTGGTCGCCGCGCTCGCCTACCTGGTGATCACGCTGCCGCTGTCCCAGCTGGTACGGCGGCTGGAGCTGCGGGCAGCGAGGGCGCGATGA
- a CDS encoding amino acid ABC transporter ATP-binding protein, which translates to MTDAIVVEGLVKSFGTTEVLRGIDLSVAPGEVVCVIGPSGSGKSTLLRCINLLEIPSAGRICPLGVEITDPDCELDALRRRIGMVFQQFNLFGHLTVRRNLTIAQRRVLHRTRAEADRVATDALARVGLADKADAYPAHLSGGQQQRVAIARALAMGPELMLFDEPTSALDPELVGEVLTVMRELAEGGMTMLVVTHEMAFARQVADRVVFMDGGVLVESGPPDQVLVAPREERTRAFLHRVLDPTGLTEAELEGG; encoded by the coding sequence ATGACCGACGCGATCGTGGTCGAGGGCCTGGTCAAGTCGTTCGGGACGACCGAGGTACTGCGAGGCATCGACCTGTCGGTCGCGCCCGGCGAGGTGGTGTGCGTGATCGGGCCGTCCGGCTCGGGCAAGTCGACGCTGCTGCGCTGCATCAACCTACTGGAAATCCCGTCCGCCGGCCGGATCTGCCCGCTCGGCGTCGAGATCACCGACCCGGACTGCGAGCTGGACGCGCTGCGCCGCCGGATCGGCATGGTCTTCCAGCAGTTCAACCTGTTCGGCCACCTGACCGTCCGGCGCAACCTGACCATCGCCCAGCGCCGGGTGCTGCACCGCACCCGGGCCGAGGCGGACCGGGTCGCGACCGACGCGCTGGCCCGGGTCGGTCTCGCCGACAAGGCCGACGCGTACCCGGCGCACCTGTCCGGCGGCCAGCAGCAGCGGGTCGCGATCGCCCGCGCACTCGCCATGGGCCCGGAGCTGATGCTGTTCGACGAGCCGACCAGCGCGCTGGACCCCGAACTGGTCGGCGAGGTGCTCACCGTGATGCGCGAGCTGGCCGAGGGCGGCATGACGATGCTCGTCGTCACGCACGAGATGGCCTTCGCCCGGCAGGTGGCCGACCGGGTGGTGTTCATGGACGGCGGCGTCCTCGTCGAGTCCGGCCCGCCGGACCAGGTGCTGGTCGCGCCGCGCGAGGAACGCACCCGCGCCTTCCTGCACCGGGTACTGGATCCGACCGGCCTCACCGAAGCGGAACTGGAGGGCGGATGA
- a CDS encoding MFS transporter has protein sequence MAQAPQTTADDRPVRYREVLALGEFRAVLGARLVSMLGDQVARVALSLLVFDRTRSAALAAGTFALSFLPALAGPVLAGLADRYPRRRVVVIADLLRGALLALMAVPNVPLPVLFALLVAAELIGAPANAAHGALLADILAGDRLVVGQGARSIVDQVSQIGGYAVGGVLTALLTAHGVLALNAASFILSALVLRLCLRPRPAPTEHADSSPSLFTSARRSARLVWSDPRLRTLIALVWMIGLPVAAEGLTVPYAAGRYPEPAAAGWLLAATPLGAVVGALLLGRCRPSVRRRLMAPMAAVAGLPLLVVAVRPSLAVACLVFGLSGVAASYMTVAPALYVARTPAAGRGQAIGLMSSGAIASQGVVTIVAGLAADQIGAAVAVGLAGAFTALVGAVLAVAWARADAGPDDPVAGQ, from the coding sequence ATGGCGCAGGCACCGCAGACCACTGCCGACGATCGCCCGGTCCGGTACCGGGAGGTGCTGGCACTGGGCGAGTTCCGGGCGGTGCTCGGCGCCCGCTTGGTGTCCATGCTCGGTGACCAGGTGGCCCGGGTCGCGCTGTCGTTGCTGGTCTTCGACCGAACCCGGTCGGCCGCGCTCGCGGCGGGCACGTTCGCGTTGAGCTTCCTCCCCGCATTGGCGGGGCCGGTGCTCGCCGGCCTGGCCGACCGGTACCCACGGCGGCGGGTCGTGGTCATCGCGGACCTGTTGCGAGGCGCGCTGCTTGCTCTGATGGCGGTGCCCAACGTGCCACTGCCGGTACTGTTCGCGCTGTTGGTTGCGGCGGAACTCATCGGCGCGCCCGCGAACGCGGCGCACGGCGCGCTGCTCGCTGACATTCTTGCCGGCGACCGGCTTGTCGTCGGACAGGGCGCGCGTTCGATCGTGGACCAGGTCAGCCAGATCGGCGGGTACGCGGTCGGCGGCGTGCTGACCGCGCTGCTCACCGCACACGGTGTTCTCGCCCTGAACGCGGCGAGCTTCATCCTCTCGGCACTGGTACTGCGGCTGTGCCTGCGACCCCGCCCGGCCCCGACCGAGCACGCCGATTCGTCTCCGTCGCTGTTCACCTCGGCCCGTCGGTCCGCACGGCTGGTCTGGTCCGATCCGCGGCTACGAACCCTGATCGCGCTGGTCTGGATGATCGGGCTTCCGGTCGCTGCTGAGGGACTCACGGTGCCGTACGCGGCCGGCCGGTACCCGGAGCCCGCGGCGGCCGGGTGGCTGCTCGCGGCGACCCCGCTCGGCGCCGTCGTCGGTGCGCTGCTGCTCGGCCGCTGCCGCCCCTCGGTACGCCGCCGGCTAATGGCACCGATGGCCGCGGTCGCGGGGCTGCCGTTGCTGGTGGTTGCGGTGCGACCGTCGCTGGCAGTGGCCTGCCTGGTGTTCGGGCTGTCCGGCGTCGCGGCGAGCTACATGACTGTGGCGCCGGCGCTGTACGTGGCGCGGACTCCGGCGGCTGGCCGAGGCCAGGCGATCGGGCTGATGTCATCGGGTGCGATCGCCAGCCAGGGTGTCGTCACGATCGTCGCCGGGCTGGCCGCCGACCAGATCGGTGCCGCGGTCGCGGTCGGCCTGGCCGGCGCATTCACCGCACTGGTCGGCGCGGTGCTCGCGGTCGCCTGGGCGCGCGCCGACGCGGGCCCGGACGACCCGGTCGCCGGACAGTGA
- a CDS encoding GlxA family transcriptional regulator, protein MRLGVLAYPGCFASEVFGVPDLLTMADRVAGPGHPGFEVSVVSPRHRVVAAGGVPIAVRPPREADVLVVPGFELGPDIDTAARLGALGPEIALIGDRATAGTAVVSICVGAFLLAEAGLLDRRRATTAWLFADELARRYPDAEVLADRLVVTDGGVTTTAAFSAMYDFALALVRRHSGARVARRTARVALLDDARSSQAPYVDARLLPRPGTEFSHRVMRWLDRHLAERYDLGRVAAACHASSRTLLRRFAAETGQTPLQYLQAARVRRARQLLETTDRTVASIAATVGYQDAGTFAALFARHTGRRPSAHRTTFRRT, encoded by the coding sequence GTGCGGCTCGGCGTCCTGGCGTACCCGGGTTGTTTCGCCTCGGAGGTCTTCGGGGTGCCCGACCTGCTGACGATGGCCGACCGGGTGGCCGGCCCGGGCCACCCCGGATTCGAGGTGTCGGTCGTCTCGCCGCGCCACCGGGTCGTCGCCGCCGGCGGCGTGCCGATCGCGGTCCGGCCGCCGCGCGAGGCGGACGTGCTGGTGGTGCCCGGGTTCGAGCTCGGCCCCGACATCGACACCGCCGCCCGGCTGGGCGCCCTCGGCCCCGAGATCGCGTTGATCGGCGACCGCGCCACCGCCGGTACCGCCGTCGTGTCGATCTGCGTCGGCGCGTTCCTGCTCGCCGAGGCCGGCCTGCTGGACCGCCGCCGGGCCACCACCGCGTGGCTGTTCGCGGACGAGCTGGCCCGGCGGTACCCGGACGCCGAGGTGCTGGCCGACCGGCTCGTCGTCACCGACGGCGGAGTGACCACCACCGCGGCGTTCAGCGCCATGTACGACTTCGCGCTCGCGCTGGTGCGCCGGCACAGCGGCGCCCGGGTGGCCCGGCGCACCGCCCGGGTCGCGCTGCTCGACGACGCCCGCTCCTCGCAGGCGCCGTACGTGGACGCCCGGCTGCTGCCCCGGCCGGGCACCGAGTTCTCGCACCGGGTGATGCGCTGGCTCGACCGACACCTCGCCGAGCGGTACGACCTGGGCCGGGTCGCCGCCGCCTGCCACGCCAGCAGCCGCACGCTGCTGCGCCGGTTCGCCGCGGAGACCGGGCAGACCCCGCTGCAGTACCTGCAGGCGGCCCGGGTGCGGCGGGCCCGGCAGCTGCTGGAGACCACCGACCGCACGGTGGCGAGCATTGCCGCGACGGTCGGCTACCAGGACGCCGGTACGTTCGCCGCGCTGTTCGCCCGGCACACCGGCCGCCGCCCGAGCGCCCACCGCACCACCTTCCGCCGCACCTGA